A DNA window from Andrena cerasifolii isolate SP2316 chromosome 16, iyAndCera1_principal, whole genome shotgun sequence contains the following coding sequences:
- the Gclc gene encoding glutamate--cysteine ligase translates to MGLLSEGSPLSWEETRDLADHVRKHGIIQFINLYKRLRDRQGDILKWGDEVEYMLVKFDDEAKTAKLSLRAEDILKTLNEKEYSDPDNIKSLWRPEYAAYMLEGTPGKPYGGLLVHFNVVEANMRYRRQEATKLLGPNEVLMSLTNFPRMGGLDFTDPPTRPTPTSGASKSLFFPDEVIYPGHPRFKTLTRNIRKRRGEKVAINIPIYKDTNVPSPFKEDFSNVAENESHNATKEDHIYMDAMGFGMGCCCLQLTFQACNIEEARTLYDQLTPLCPIMLALTAASPFYRGYISDVDCRWNVISCSVDCRTEEERGLKPLNENKFRISKSRYDSIDSYLSEQGGKYNDIPLTYDDEVYKQLLDNGIDKLLAQHIAHLFIRDTVSLFSEKVYQNDLEDTDHFENIQSTNWQTMRFKPPPPNSSIGWRVEFRPCEAQITDFENAAIVCFVVLLTRVILSYKLNLLIPISKVDANMAKAQKRNAVTSEKFWFRGDITSDAKEHADGHAECTEFTVNEIINGKDGVFPGLIPLVNSYLASMDVDADTHCTVQAYMKLIQKRASGELLTTAAWLRKEVTSHPEYKNDSVITQRINYDLLKKVQKIVSNEISCPELHGTCISSKTNETIPAAVAKAEKVPL, encoded by the exons ATGGGTTTACTGTCCGAGGGAAGTCCTTTAAGCTGGGAGGAGACCAGGGACCTCGCCGACCACGTGCGGAAGCATGGAATTATACAATTCATTAACCTGTACAAGAGGCTCAGGGATAGACAAGGAGATATACTGAAATGGGGCGATGAG GTGGAATATATGCTTGTTAAATTTGACGACGAAGCAAAAACTGCTAAGCTTAGTTTAAGAGCCGAAGATATAttgaaaactttaaatgaaaaagaatatAGCGATCCAGA TAATATTAAATCACTTTGGAGACCCGAATACGCTGCTTACATGCTCGAAGGGACACCAGGGAAACCTTACGGAGGCCTATTAGTTCATTTTAATGTTGTCGAAGCTAATATGAGGTACCGCAGGCAGGAAGCTACGAAATTACTTGGGCCTAACGAAGTTTTAATGTCATTAACTAATTTTCCAAG AATGGGAGGACTAGATTTTACAGATCCTCCTACGCGACCAACGCCAACCTCTGGTGCATCGAAAAGTCTGTTTTTCCCAGATGAAGTTATATACCCAGGTCACCCACGGTTCAAAACATTAACGAGGAATATAAGGAAACGACGTGGGGAAAAGGTTGCTATAAACATTCCTA TTTATAAAGATACAAACGTTCCAAGTCCATTTAAAGAAGATTTCAGTAATGTGGCTGAAAACGAGTCCCACAATGCAACGAAAGAGGATCATATTTACATGGATGCCATGGGTTTTGGAATGGGATGCTGCTGTTTACAGCTTACCTTTCAAGCTTGTAATATAGAAGAAGCGAGGACACTATATGACCAATTAACCCCTTTGTGCCCTATAATG TTGGCTCTAACTGCTGCTAGCCCGTTTTACCGAGGATATATAAGCGACGTTGATTGTCGATGGAATGTGATATCGTGTTCTGTTGACTGCAGAACAGAAGAAGAACGTGGTTTAAAGCCTCTGAATGAGAATAAATTCAGAATCAGTAAATCTAGATACGACTCGATCGACTCGTATCTTAGTGAACAGGGAGGAAAGTACAATGACATTCCATTAACGTACGACGATGAAGTATATAAACAGCTCTTGGACAATGGAATTGATAAACTGCTTGCACAGCACATAGCTCATTTATTTATTAGAGACACAGTGTCCTTATTCTCGGAGAAAGTTTATCAAAATGATCTGGAGGATACCGATCACTTTGAA aacaTTCAATCAACCAATTGGCAAACAATGCGGTTTAAACCACCGCCACCAAATTCTTCTATAGGGTGGCGCGTTGAATTCCGTCCATGTGAAGCTCAGATTACTGATTTCGAAAACGCTGCGAtagtttgtttcgttgttcttcTCACGAGAGTTATATTAAGTTACAAATTAAATCTTCTGATACCAATTAGTAAAGTCGATGCGAATATGGCTAAAGCACAAAAGAGAAACGCAGTGACGTCGGAGAAATTTTGGTTCCGCGGAGATATCACGTCGGATGCAAAAGAGCACGCCGATGGGCACGCAGAATGTACAGAATTCACTGTCAATGAAATTATCAATGGAAAG GATGGTGTGTTTCCTGGCTTGATTCCATTGGTAAATTCGTACTTAGCTAGTATGGATGTGGACGCTGACACACACTGTACCGTACAAGCATATATGAAACTAATACAAAAGAGAGCTTCTGGAGAACTACTAACAACTGCTGCATGGCTGAGGAAGGAAGTTACTTCGCATCCAGAATACAA AAACGACTCTGTAATAACGCAACGCATCAACTACGATTTACTGAAAAAAGTTCAGAAGATTGTATCGAACGAAATATCGTGTCCAGAGCTGCATGGAACGTGTATATCGTCTAAAACTAATGAAACCATACCTGCAGCGGTAGCTAAAGCAGAAAAGGTTCCATTATGA
- the Rplp0 gene encoding ribosomal protein LP0: protein MGREDKATWKSNYFTKLVQLLDDFPKCFIVGADNVGSKQMQQIRMSLRGNAVVLMGKNTMMRKAIRGHIERNAALEKLLPHIRGNVGFVFTRGDLIEVRDKLLENKVRAPAKAGAIAPLSVIIPAQNTGLGPEKTSFFQALSIPTKISKGTIEIINDVHILKPGDKVGASEATLLNMLNISPFSYGLIVEQVYDSGTIFAPEILDIKPEDLREKFMAGVANLAAVCLAIGYPTVASAPHSIVNGFKNLLAVAAVTEVDFPEAATIKEYIKDPSKFAAAVSAAAPAAAAAEGPAAEKKEEKKEESESEDDDMGFALFD from the exons ATGGGTAGGGAGGACAAGGCAACATGGAAGTCCAACTACTTCACCAAACTCGTT CAACTGTTGGACGATTTCCCGAAATGTTTCATCGTGGGTGCCGACAATGTCGGCTCCAAGCAAATGCAACAAATACGTATGTCCCTTCGCGGGAATGCTGTTGTATTAATGGGAAAGAACACCATGATGAGAAAAGCAATTCGTGGTCACATCGAACGTAACGCCGCATTGgagaaacttctgccccacattcGTGGAAACGTTGGATTCGTGTTTACTCGCGGAGACTTGATCGAAGTGAGGGACAAGCTCCTGGAGAACAAGGTCAGAGCGCCGGCTAAAGCTGGTGCTATCGCACCGCTGAGCGTTATCATTCCCGCTCAAAACACTGGACTCGGCCCTGAAAAAACATCGTTCTTCCAAGCTCTCAGCATTCCCACTAAAATTTCCAAGGGTACCATTGAAATTATT AACGACGTGCACATTTTGAAACCGGGCGACAAAGTAGGTGCATCCGAAGCCACTCTGTTGAACATGCTGAACATCTCTCCTTTCTCGTACGGCTTAATCGTTGAACAAGTTTATGACTCCGGTACTATTTTCGCGCCCGAAATTTTGGACATCAAGCCAGAAGATCTCCGTGAGAAGTTTATGGCTGGAGTGGCAAACTTGGCTGCGGTCTGTTTGGCTATTGGCTATCCTACGGTAGCCAGCGCTCCTCACAGCATCGTCAATGGATTCAAGAATCTATTGGCTGTTGCTGCTGTTACTGAAGTCGATTTTCCGGAAGCCGCTACAATCAAGGAATACATCAAG GATCCAAGCAAATTCGCTGCTGCTGTTTCTGCTGCTGCTCCAGCTGCAGCTGCCGCAGAAGGACCTGCTGCCgaaaagaaggaggagaagaaagaaGAGTCCGAATCGGAAGATGATGATATGGGATTCGCTTTATTCGACTAA
- the Mpv17 gene encoding mitochondrial inner membrane protein MPV17: protein MWNVMKLYRRLLTKYPLATQAVQAGTLMAVGDQIAQNFVERKTVKELDFVRTAKFASIGFFIAGPATRSWYGVLDKYLGSKGGMVVLKKVAYDQLLFAPVFLMVLITVIGIFQRNKSQDLQIKLKEEYPEILLNNYKIWPMVQLLNFYFVPLQYQVLIVQSVAVVWNTYISYRTSLNKLK from the exons ATGTGGAATGTTATGAAGCTCTACCGGAGATTACTAACAAAATATCCATTGGCAACTCAGGCTGTTCAAGCAG GCACCTTGATGGCAGTTGGAGATCAAATCGCGCAAAATTTTGTTGAGCGGAAAACAGTGAAGGAATTAGATTTTGTACGAACGGCTAAGTTCGCGAGTATAGGATTTTTTATTGCT GGTCCCGCAACACGAAGCTGGTATGGAGTATTAGACAAATATTTAGGTTCCAAAGGAGGAATGGTGGTATTAAAGAAAGTAGCTTACGATCAGCTACTTTTTGCACCTGTCTTCCTAATGGTTCTGATAACTGTAATCGGTATTTTCCAAAGAAACAAATCACAGGACTTAcaaataaaattgaaagaagAATATCCTGAAATTTTGTTGAATAATTATAAG ATTTGGCCTATGGTGCAATTATTGAACTTTTACTTTGTGCCGTTACAATACCAAGTATTAATAGTACAATCAGTAGCTGTCGTATGGAACACTTACATTTCGTATAGGACGAGtttgaataaattaaaataa